From one Streptomyces sp. R41 genomic stretch:
- a CDS encoding response regulator transcription factor, which translates to MADAIKVLLVDDHQVVRRGLRTFLEVQDDIEVVGEASDGAEGVARAEELKPDVVLMDVKMPGMDGIDALRKLRELANPARVLIVTSFTEQRTVVPALRAGAAGYVYKDVDPDALAGAIRSVHAGHILLQPEVAGALLSQEEANSGQGRGGSLTEREREVLGLIADGRSNREIARALVLSEKTVKTHVSNILMKLDLADRTQAALWAVRHGVAG; encoded by the coding sequence GTGGCTGACGCAATCAAGGTGCTGCTCGTCGACGACCACCAAGTGGTCCGCCGGGGCCTGCGCACCTTCCTCGAAGTTCAGGACGACATCGAGGTCGTGGGAGAGGCGTCCGACGGCGCCGAAGGAGTCGCCCGCGCCGAGGAGTTGAAGCCCGACGTCGTCCTCATGGACGTCAAGATGCCGGGCATGGACGGCATCGATGCGCTGCGCAAGCTCCGCGAACTCGCCAACCCCGCGCGCGTGCTGATCGTCACCAGCTTCACCGAGCAGCGCACGGTCGTCCCGGCCCTGCGCGCGGGCGCCGCCGGGTATGTGTACAAGGACGTGGACCCGGACGCCCTGGCCGGCGCCATCCGCTCCGTGCACGCCGGGCACATCCTGCTGCAGCCCGAGGTCGCGGGCGCGCTGCTGTCCCAGGAGGAGGCCAACTCGGGCCAGGGGAGAGGCGGTTCCCTCACCGAGCGGGAGCGCGAGGTGCTCGGTCTCATCGCGGACGGCCGCTCCAACCGCGAAATCGCCCGCGCCCTCGTCCTCTCCGAGAAGACCGTCAAGACGCATGTCTCGAACATCCTGATGAAACTCGACCTCGCCGACCGGACCCAGGCCGCGCTCTGGGCCGTACGGCATGGGGTGGCGGGCTGA